DNA from Ziziphus jujuba cultivar Dongzao chromosome 2, ASM3175591v1:
tctatttgaaataattttaccCACTAAAGATAGGTCCGCTACCTTCTTTGCATTTCTTGAATCTGGTATGAGCTCAACATCTTCCAGTACACATTGAAGCATTCTAGTTTTGTTGATTAATGACTCCATATCCTCTGAATAAGCCTCCATCTTGATCTGATTACTACTACGTGGGAAATGAGTTAGCAACTAATCTCACCGGCAAGGATTTgcttaattaatagaaattggGAACATGTGAAGACCACATAGGGTGCATCGCATCATACTAGGCTGAGAGAAAAAGGTACTAGCATTTTATTGGTtgatatgattattattattattacttgtttAACAAGTACTATCCAAAGACATGTACAAGTCGAAATACAGAAAAGCTGACGATAAGTTGGTATCACTTTAATTTCTTGGTCTTTCGAGGGAATCAATTAGGGAAGACAACGGGTGGTTTCACTTTGGCTTTTAGTTACTTTTTCAATTTACTTGTCCACGTTACACCAATATAGAAGGCAAGTAGGCCGTCGAAGATGCTAAGGGGAAACAGGTACCGATTGGCCGAAGATCTCTTATATCCAAAATTGCAACTCAAGTAACTAAGGCATGTAGTTAATTGGATATTGTGAAAAGATATACCTTTGATGTTTGTATAAAAGTCAAGCGGCTTTCTAAGTAAGAGCATTTCCAATAGTTTTTTCAATTGGAGTCTATATggtattgattttgaaaaatattcatGCTTATATAACATTTtctatatttaatagatagtgTTTTGGACAATTTCTCTCTAATGAGTTGTATTTGAAATGTCATAGAATGTTAAtgtgtaattatttattttaaaattacatccaattaaaaaaaccaaaaatccgTGCagtagttgttttttttttttaacaaaataaataaaaataaataaaatactgacTCAGCGCATGTctaataaaatttctaaaagtaGACAGTATTcttcacaatttttattttttttattgtcacaTCAGTTTGATAGAACTAATGCACAGAattattagatataatttttttaaaccttatctatttatttgatgtgtcaaaaaatttttaaatagagaAAATCAATGTACAGCGCCGGTAGAGATATTCTAATTAAACATGACATGCTCTGGTCCAGGTGTCTTCCAGTGGTCTTCTAGCCTTAGACGAAGTCGTGTCCGTCCCGAACATCTGCAACGTCCTCCCATGCtttatttttaaaggaaaaCTTGAGGAAAAGACTGACCCATTCGGTGACTTTCGCGGTCCCCTTCACTGAACCAACTTGAGAACAAAATGGCAAACGGGTGCGTAAGGCGTGCGAATCTGCCGAACAGTTCGAGCCCAAATCTTGAAGAAAGCTAAAAAGTGCTGTTTGATGAGCCTGCGTAGTATTGGGTGGTTGGTTataatttttatgcttttcttcgttgctttaatttttatgcttttcttCATTGCTTttcatgaaatattattttgtttgtttactttttaatcttttttttttttaaaatgttgtcAATGTGTgattttttcacaaataaaagcAGAATATTAtcgaatatttatttattcaaccCAGCCCTATGAGATATAGTTTTATCATTGGATTCTTTGTTATAAACTTTTAgatcattttgaaatttaaaatttaaaatcttatttataatttattttttcaaataaaattttagcaaTACCACTAAATTTATGTTaggtcattttatttttaattttcaaattccaaCAAAAAATGTCGTGTTGTTTAGATGTGAACaaccctttatttatttgtttttccttgtactgatataattaatttttatctcaaACCAGGCTTGATTAGGTAGGTATTCCTATAGTTTCATGTTAATTTTATAGAAGCAGAGTAAAAGTAAAATGGTGCAGGAGTCCAACTGAAATGACCAGTAGTCCCTTATCAATGGGCTCTTAATTAGGGACACGCTATTCCTAAAGGTTCTATGTGATAGTCCTTACACTAGTTTTGTTTGTTCAaatccttctttttcttattaacccaagaaaaagaaaaagaaaaatccttctttctttttatagaTGCCTAGAAAGGGTAAATGatgtatcaaattttaattctaatatttaattctattagcttttattctaaaattgtaagaactttttaataaattttatcagtgattatttattaattatgataaataatatttttatttttttatatactatatttttttatttttaaaattttgattttttaaaattttaatattaatcgTTACTAATAACAATAACCAATTTATTCCATAAAGTTTAAATTgaacatttaaatatattatttgacaaTGACCAAAGCTTTCTTGGTGTGTATGAttctatacatatatgaaaGGGAGTACATCGCATTGTGTCATTGTGTCAATCTATGGGTACTACATCTTAATTTCCCTGTGCACTATTTTCAACATTTTAGGGAGTTCAAATACTTTAATCgtgaattgttttttttgtttttttgggtgaatactTTCAAGTTTCGATCTTGAATTTGTGGAAGCTAAAGAACATATATAACACAGGAAAGCTTTGGGCCTCAACCAGTGGGAAAATTTCACATCATCTTGCTagacttttatttgtttatttatttatttattattattttgtttgtgactaagcaatgaataaataaacgcTGAGGTTTTTGAAGCCCAAATATAATGTATGTTTAGTTTAGGTGGGAATCCCATTGTTTACACGTGCAGTAAGTGAGAAAGCAAGCTGTCAACAGCTTAAAGCCGATAGCATCAATTCAACAGCCTTCATTATTGACCTTGATGTTCTGTCTGTTGTTGGAGAAAAACTTGTGTCCAAATGATACTATGACATGTATAAATAATTGCCAGGGTAAGCTCACCTTtctgatttaattttttatttattaaaaaagtaaatattttcatttaaatagAAAAGCAGATAAAAGTATCGCCAGatgattttcttattttctattaaaaagaggaatttaaaaaaaattaaaataaaaagtgtaatttaCAAATCCATTCCAacaatactttttaaatttattttaattttcattaaaaatatataaaataataggaaatataaaaatatttttttattctactaattatcataaattgaTAATGatgcataaaaataatataatataataaataaaactaataaaaagtcCACTAGAGAAGATTTAACACTTCAAACACTGTTACCAAAAGAAGATAACAATTCTAACTCGTTAAAACTTAAGCTTGGTATATGCCGTGTTAATCTTTGCtacttcatttttttgtttttgtttttgttttctgtttttatgtccatatatatatatatatatatatatattagaagagAAGCAATTTCTTTTTAACATTCTCATTAGAGttgcaattttgtttttattttttgaaagctGAGCATTTACAGTAACCGTGAATGTATTTATCTTCAATCAAATAGTTTTGCctgaatttaatatatatacatacatacatatatatatatatatatatatattcaaactaCCTTAATGATTCCATTTAATCCGCCAGTATTGTTTTTTAAGAAGAAACAAGAAAGCAAACGACCAGAAGGGCAAAAACAAGTTTAAATGCCAAAGACGTATAAAAACATCAATGTTCTACAGGTCCAATAGGGTATTCATATCGCATAAACGCGTTAAAAATCGAAAAAGGATAAAGATGAAGTGTATATCCACATTGGACCAATAAAGAAGTCAagtaattcacccaaaaaaaaaaaaataaaaatagagaagTCAGGTAGGCTATACCAAAAATTGCCAAGGGAAGCTCCATTCTCTTCATAACACAGTCCTATCATTTGAtcgaaaaaaaaagagtaaaaacatATTCATTCTCTCTCAAAGCTTTGAACTCACTAAGCTTTTCTTTCAAGCAAAAATGGCAGAAATTATCCTCTCCAGCGTTGCAGAAGGGATTCTTGGGATGTTGGGTTCTCTTGGTGCTGAAGAGATCAGATTACTGTGGGGTGTGAAGGATGAGCTTGAACAACTTCAGGATACTGTTTCAGCAATCAAAGCTGTACTTCTCGATGCTGAGGAGAAGCAGAACCATAACAATCAAGTCAAAGTTTGGCTTCAGAGCCTTCAAGAAGTTGTTCTTGATGCTGATGACTTGGTGAATGACTTGTCTTATGAAGCTCTGCGAAAGAGTCTGATGCCTGGGAACAACATGGTTAAGCAGGTACGCACTTTCTTTTCCTCCTCCAACCAACTTGGTTTCAGGCATAAAATGGGTCGCAAAATAAAGGATGTAAGGAAGAAACTGGCTGCAATTGGAAATGATAGAATTCACTTGAATTTGGAGGACCATCATGGAGAGACTAAAGTTGTGAATAGACTGAGGGACCATACTCACTTTTTTGTATCCGAGAAAGAAGTAATCGGTAGGGATGATGATAGGATTGAAATCTTAAATCTTTTGTTGGATGCTAAAACCAAGGAGAATTTATCTGTCATCCCCATTGTTGGTATTGGAGGTTTAGGAAAAACCACACTTGCCAAACTTGTTTTCAATGATGAACAAGTCCAAAAACATTTTGACCTTAGATTGTGGGTTTGTGTTTCTGATAATTTTGATGTGAAATCACTTGTTGAAAAGATCATTAAATCTGCAAATGTGGAACTTAATACAAATAAGGAGATGGAACAATTGCAGCAAATTcttcatgaaaaaataaatggcACTATGCGAAAATTAAGAACTAGCGACATCCACTTAGCGACGCTACGGAATAAAtgcgtttaaaaaaataaaaccgcgactctgaggtcAACGCATcagtaaaaatacaataaattgacAGCGCATCCGAAAAATATCGACATCAAGAAGTCGCTAGAAACAACAACACACGACGCATCCGTTAGGAGTCGCTGAATATTCAGCCCAACAGAGTCGCCTTTAATAGAGtgcgtatattttatatgaattgtattgtttaaatgctacactaataaaaaatgttaatcaatctgattttctttcaactttaaaaaccggtgaaaatatttaagaaaaataacagagttggatttttattttttttcgttcccacattattgatatccAGCGATGCATAACAAACtctatgcatcgcctgttaacttattaatattttttttttgattttttgtaaatattaatcagttgattttctttcaactttaaataacaagtaaaaatatttaagtagcatcatagagtttttttttttcaaaaatatattcatcAGGCGACACATAggcatattgtgcgtcgcctgatgccctcatatttatttatttttctttttcataaaatattaattaatctgattttctttcaactttaaaaaccagtaaaaatatttaagaaaaataacaacgttggatttttatttttttggaaaacacaTTATTGATATTAGGTGATGCATAATCaacattcatatttatttat
Protein-coding regions in this window:
- the LOC125422590 gene encoding putative disease resistance protein RGA4, whose amino-acid sequence is MAEIILSSVAEGILGMLGSLGAEEIRLLWGVKDELEQLQDTVSAIKAVLLDAEEKQNHNNQVKVWLQSLQEVVLDADDLVNDLSYEALRKSLMPGNNMVKQVRTFFSSSNQLGFRHKMGRKIKDVRKKLAAIGNDRIHLNLEDHHGETKVVNRLRDHTHFFVSEKEVIGRDDDRIEILNLLLDAKTKENLSVIPIVGIGGLGKTTLAKLVFNDEQVQKHFDLRLWVCVSDNFDVKSLVEKIIKSANVELNTNKEMEQLQQILHEKINGKRYLLVLDDIWNEEQEKWDCLKSLLLNGVEGSEVIVTTRSEIVARITGTMKAYGLKAMDKEKSRALFKKIALEQGRESNISSNISEIGKHIVNKCGGIPLAIKTRGGLLH